DNA from Thunnus maccoyii chromosome 5, fThuMac1.1, whole genome shotgun sequence:
GCTGAACACTGCAAACCCTCCTTCATGGGCTCAGCACTGGATATCAGGTtcagttatgttttattttcagggCAGGCAATTCTTTAAGGGGACCTAtaatgctcatttccagctttTATTCTAGGACTCAACTAGAGAAGCTTCGcgtgattcacagttcaaaaaacttcttatttattttatactggccctttatgcagcccctcagttcagcctttgtctcttaacaggcagtcttggcccctgtctctttaaggcccccctcccaatgagcccacatgagattggccagctttctggaaaGCTGCCGAGGGGCAGCCGTACCAGAGTTGTGTCAAGTTACcactgatgcaaacccaacatttcccgCTTCACCGCgtcaaaagcttttaaatgactaaatcaCAAGAgtcttttattgtgaagaatttgcAGGAAATGAgacatgttcctcactgaattagcagagctttgttggCAGCGCCAAAATCCAAgcgacacaacaacatatggagatatttggagctctttgttcagcgcatcagttagaaataatgcagggagaaATAgtacctccaacaggtaaacagcAACTTTTACTTTgcagtgctgtgtaatggaaaaacccCATAATGTTAGTGGAATAGAACAGTGAACTTGTGCACTGTGCAgggagcagatgaccataaaAGAAATCTATCACGAGCCAACATCGGCCCgggctgaaaatagaaaaaaaacagtggaaacGGAGCAGAGCAGTCTGGAGCCAGTGTTTTTTGCTCACaaggattacttctacatacgtttacctcattatttgacactttggccacgtttaatgTTAACttccgacattgtaacattatatatatgactgaaaataaggaaaagcataataggtctcCTTTAAGATGTTCTAGCAAACCATCACCTAACTATCTTTTTAATCTACACCAGTGTTCCTAAGGAGGAGATGGAGTTTCAGTCCAATCTGGAGCAGATCAAAGAAAATGAGGAAGCAAACTACTCCACCCCACTGCTTGGAGGGCTGGGCCGCCTTCTCGGTGTCCAGTCCCCTAACTTTCCTCGCTCCTCCCGGGTCTCTCTGCTGCGTCGCCGCCCTGGAGCTCCACTAAGTCGCTTCCCCCTTTACCTGCACCCAGAGGCTCCATCTCCTCTAAGCCAGGCCCGCCAGCCCTTGAACCATGATCCAGACTATGCCTTCTCCAGCATGCCCCTGTACGAGAGGTCAGGTTTCTACAGCTGCCCACAAACACCAATCCACTGTGTGCCCCCTGCGGTGCCCCGTCCTCGACCCGCCCGGCGAACTCAGAACGAGTGTGACCGCAGCTGCAGCTCTTTGGCTCCTCCAATGGTGGGCTCACAGTTGCTTCCTCCTGACACCCCCAACCACATCCCTCCGCCGCCATCCTCTGCTTTCCCCTGGTTGAGTGGGGATGGTGAGGTGCCTTGTGCCCCGACCTTCTCCTTCCCCGACCCTCCACCTGAACTCTGCCCAATATCTAAACTCAGACCTGGACACGGCCTGCTGTCTCGCCGCCCTCTACCTCCCTGCCTCACTCTGGACACCTTGCCATCAGCTGACAGCCAGCCCGGACCCCCAAGTGCTCGGGCACAAGGAAGTGGGGGGGAAAGGGTGTTCTCATTCACTCCTCCATCTCGCCCAGCAGCAGCAAATCCCAGTAATCCCAACAGCAGCTCTAGCAGCATTAATGCAACAAGCACCAACAGCACTGGCACTACGGGAAGTGTCTGTAACGGCACAAGTCTCAGTAATTTTAGCAACCTTGGGAACTTCAGCACCAACATGAGAGCGAGCAACGGGGGCACCAATGGCAGCCAGAGcaataacatgaacacagttTCCACTTCGGCGTCATCGCAGCAAGAAGCCAATCAGTCAAACTCGCCCAATGATTCAGGAATCTCATTGGCTGAAGGGGACCTGCTGGGCGTTTTGGTGGAGGGTGGGGTGAACAAGGCGGCTGGAGGAAGGGAGCAGGACTCAGAAAAGAAGGTGTGACTGTTTTTGTATCACATGTGGCAttcaaaatatttcacacaaaTAGGTATTAAACTATGTTAAATCTGAAATGAATTATAGTCAACTGGAGCCCTACTCACAATCGAAAAGTATTTGCTGCAAACACTGAGTTAATCTCCATTTCCTGGTAAGCTCTTACAGAACAATTAACCTACTTGTGAAGCAAAAAGCACCTTAACTGTAAACATGTAAGGAAGTTTCCTCTGAAACTCGACGAGGAACCAAAATGTGCATATCTTAAAACTCTGTAGTCCTCTTAGCattgtttccttgttttctttaatattaAGTATCACTTTATGcttcttttgttattttaaccagaattttttttttcaataaaaaattaaaacctgAATTTGTTtactactttatttttattgttatgtatGGAAATATATATGGTGTCTGTATGCCCAGGAAATACTTTCATGAATCCCACCTGAAAGAATATATTTAGAGCAATTACTTATACATAACCCACAAAACATAAGCAATGAAACTCATAAAACTGATGCATTTAAAAAGGAGCCACTCGATACTTCAAGGGTTCACTGACAGTTTAAAATCAACTTTATTATGTACACACATAAACTTAATATAAAAGCCTATAAATATTTCAGTGGCACAGTCCAGCCTGCGTACACTTAGTGCTCAAAGacaagcaaatgttttttttaattaacacaaaCTTCGACCTCAGGTTTTACTGGTTTTAGGCATCATACTTTAGGAACACATCAGAAATATtcaaaagatatttatttaaaggtttTCTCAGTCTTTATTTGTGCAAAACATCTCTCAGATGGTTTGTAATCTGGAATGTAATGAGAAGTGAGCTCTGCAGTACTCCAGTTTAGAGAGCTATCTATGGCTTTTTCAAACTCTGCAGGTGATTGACAGCAAACTAACATAAATAACACAGTATCACAGTATCGTAACACAGTATCTGTATTATATGCAGTACATGTCAGGGACAGGCGGGGCAGGCTGGCATGCAGAGGTGACCAGGATGATCATCAGTGTCACAGCGTAGTTTAACTGGCCTCTTCAGCCATGGTGTGTTTGTCAAAGAGGTACTCAGCCATGCCGCTCTGTGGCGCTCCCATGCGGCGCAGGTTGGAGACCCAGTCAGCGAGCTGTTTGATAGATTTAACCTGCTCATCCAGAAAATGTGTCTCAATGAAGTCGCAcatctgtggaaaaaaagaaaagacacaatGTTGAATCTTACTAAGCTGTCACATCCTTCAAATGGCAGGTACTGTATGTTCTCTTAGTTCTGCTTACATGAGGATCATTGTGTTCAGTCGCCATTTTCTGCAGGTCCAGCAGGGATTGGTTTACGCTTTTCTCCAGCTGCAAAGCACACTCCAAAGCCTCCAGGCCGCTCCCCCACTCATCCCTATCGGGTTTCTGAGGTAGACACATAGAATAGAATATAACTTTATTGCCCACCAAAGTGGAAATTGTCTTTGGCCCATATTTAACACTGATATtacaaaacatcacatttcttTTAAGTAAAGAACGGAATTTTAATTCCTTAAGGTTTTATGGTTTTAgtcagagaaaataatcaatctCAAGACAGTAATTTGTCAGACATTTTCACTTTGACCATTTATTGTCCCCCAAAATTATCATAAAAATAaccaatacattttttaataattacatCATTGCACTCCTTTTGCACTCAATTCACAAACATCTAAACAGTATCACTCCACcgtgaaaacaaaacaaaaaaaaaccttgaccATAATAACACGCTGTAACACTATTAATTATTACATACCCTGATGTCCTGCAGAAAAATCTTGCCTCCCCTCTTGTTCTGTAGACTCATCAGCTTCTCGGCATGCTCACGCTCCTCTTTGGACTGCGCACCAAAGAACTTTGCAAAATTCGGTAGGGATTTATCATCCCTATCAAAATAGTATGCCTGAAACCGACAGAAGTAAATGAGAAATCCTGCTAAAGACACTATAGCACTGAGCAGAGAAGATGCACATTGCACTGCTTGTTTGAAAGTATTTCTTACCATAGAGAGATAAACATAAGAAGCATACAGCTCCAGGTTTATCTGTCTGTTGATGGCAGCCTCACAGTCCTGGTGGAAGTTTTGCCGAATTTGCGAACTCATTTCTGtattaatcataaaaatgaagaaatgaatgTGAGCAAATTTCCATGACAGTCTTCTGCTGGTCAAATGTAAGGTAGTACATTGTTGGATATGAAAAGGTGAGCGAGTATAAATAGAAAATACCTCGCAGACAACCGCTAATTAAAGACTTACACCCTGCATTGTAACCTGATACTTTAAAATCAGCTGATGCAGTTTGTGTTGCATCATGCTGACACCGGCTGATGATACCTTTTCCCCTTCATTATCCCCGCAAACATCAACCCGTGTCACTGAAACTCCTGCTACACTCAACCAATGGACTTCTCAAAAACAGCTACTTCATGCAAACATGCTGACAGATGGAGTAACAAATTACTGCGACCAACACTTACACTTACCCAGttaacaaaaacacttttatgtTCTCTCACTTACCCCTAGTAGTATCTACCCTTGCAGATAGTTTCAGGTGTATGTGatcaggttttgagatatctgccCTAACAAAAACCTCTCTGTATAATTCACAGACCTCATTGTGATCAGTTATCAGTTGCACCACTACACTAAGAAATATTCCCTGTGAAACTAACCTGATTTGGGTGAATTGATCCTTaaaaaggataggttcacaatgtttcaagtctgtattaaaacaacagtcaggtgcccatatgaacactgagaGAGGTTTTGTTCGCTGTaaccattcctcctgttcatactggctattaaaagatgcccttcaaatgcactttcattGTGTGTAATGGtggtgtgttcacacagtcatctgaaagtttatctgaagcttatatgaggcttcagcagttagtctgagttagtcatgtTGAGTGGACACCTGCCACATTTACAgactttttagcatcaaattccatctttgtgtttccctgttggtGAACAGGGAAGGCGGCCCAGATGTGGTGGAAGTTAGTAACAATAAGAGGGACACTGGCACTAATAAGACTGTAACATttaaagatatctacttgatttgactaatttgaacgactgaagcttcatattagcttcattaaacttttaaatacatttttgcatggattttggcccccatcacttacattgtaagtgcattatgaagggatattctaatggtcagtatgaacaggaggaatgattgtcGCAATAAATTGCTCATTTGGGTgcctgactgctgttttaagacagacttgaaacattgtgaatcTGCCCTTGAAAAGGACACAACCGCATTCATATTGATTCAGACTGACCTTCATTGCATAATAACCTTCTAGAAAGCCTTGAAACTGatctaacatgtttttaagTGAAGGACTAGCCATAAAACTGAGATAATTTAACTGTTCTCTTTTAACTTGTGTATTCGGTTTGCAGCTACTAATAAATCATTGACTGTTACAGAGCCATGACTGAAAAGATAACCTTGGCTAACGTTATGTTAAGTCTCAAAGCAGCACCAGATAGTTGTGAAATGCTGTAAAGCTGTTACAAGGTTTGCTAATGAGAAAATAACCGTGGTGATAATACTGACTGTTCATGTAGCTGATAAGTTAGTGTAGCTAGATAAGTTAGCTAAACAATGTTCGCTTGACCCTGTTCGCCAGCGAACCTCCATCCGCTCATATCAGTGACAGTGAGACAACACTTTCAACACCACAGATGACATTTTACAAGCTAGCTAGGAAGCTGGGTGGGAGTCATATTATATGTAGACGTACCTGTTTTGTCGGTTTGGGATTTTGCACCAAGGACCCCGGTGTAGCAATCCGATAAGCACCCAGAGACAAGCTAACGTCACCTGCTGTTAATAACGGCAGACGCAGTGCGCGTATGTGGCGTCGCTCGACTCTGTTAACGGTTAAAGGGGCGACATCCGGACAGAGACGAAGTTAAAGTTATTAAAAAGACACGAACAcacaaatgtaatttaacacAGCAGTCAAAATGTTCTACTACTAAAAGATTTAGTCTTTGAAACAGCGGCTGCATTGAATTTAAGTGTAGAAAATCATATATATAGACTACGACCGTTGACATGACAAGTGAAGGTTGGTTGGGAATTTAAGTCAGCGGCATCGCAACCTGGACTCTCCAAAGTGGGCTCCcgggacccccaggggtccgGGGCTCCcgagcaaaaaggggaataaatTATGtccactataattccatccataagtaacacaatgacagaatatatgactattttggtcatgggtttcatacacttacTGTAATCAAACATctccgtggtctaatttgtgtcagtttaggggactttgacatgaaaaaagtttgagaaccaccgCTTTAagggataggttcacaatttttcatgtgtgtcttaaaacaacagtcaggtgtgaacactgaaagaggttttcgtctctgtaatcattcctccttttcatactgGCGGTTAAAAGGTCCCCTTCATATGTGCTTTTAATGCAAGTGCATTATGAGAGGATCCTCTAATGgttagtatgaacaggatgaataattagggcaagaaaaacatgtttcagatgttcatttgggtacctgactgttgttttaaagctTTAATGCCAGACctttgtctcccccctctggcagCTGTTAATAactcataaacatctgaaatgtgactccgactacacactgctgtttataaaatgtcaaaagcgAAAAAGGCTGGATACCACTggtttaacaatgtgttgtattttaaaatcttgttatattatccattgtgtcaaatcttcaactgaaaataactaaagctgtcaaataaatatagtagaGGTgcaagtacaatatttccctctgaaatgtagtggagtggaagtataaagtatcttaaaatgtaaatattcaagcacaagtacctcaaaattgtactgaacagtacttgactaaatgtactcagttactttccaccactagttatcagtaacacctgtgaTGTTCCTACTATGAGAGCTTAAAATGCCCCTCAGGTGTTTTCAAATCCAATCAAAAGCTGCAACCTACACATCATTTTTGGGTAATAAaccattttaatgtaatgtaataaatcCTAAACATGGTGCTTCTACTATCATTTACACAGTCATTACATGCATTATACAAATTAAAGTTTTTACAAATAATCTGgcaaaaaaacatccaaacattcATAACCCACTGAGTTATGATACACACTCATTTTCCCCTGATGCTTACAAGAGTGAAGCATCAACTTAATCACTTACATTCATGATATTTTACATAACTAGTAAAAACATTCCTAAAACCTTATACTGAAAACATTGAGGCTGTCGACACCTCTCCCAGACCTACAGAGGACCCATCACCCAGAGCACTCTGTTCAGGTGGAGGAACCTGACCGAGTGACCCGCACAAGAATGCCAGTATGCATGTAAATGGCAATAAAGTCTCCTGAATCttgaaaacacttaaaacttTATTGGAAggactttaa
Protein-coding regions in this window:
- the best1 gene encoding bestrophin-1 isoform X2, producing the protein MTVTYSRRVADAGLGTFFHLLLRWKGSIYKLLYRELIIFTLLYYFFSIVYRFVFNDDQKRLFEKLSIYCDHYAELIPVSFVLGFYVTLVVSRWWGQFENVPWPDRLAALVGGHVRGADEAARLTRRTLMRYANLSGVLIYRSVSTAVYKRFPTMEHLVQAGLMTSEELRHLEDLPSPHNKFWVPCMWFVSLALRARTEGRINNDVALTAILTVATVAVYSFFLACLIGRQFLDPTQGYPGHDLDFYLPVFTLLQFFFYVGWLKVAEQLINPFGEDDDDFETNWLVDRNLQVSLLSVDEMYDSLPLVEKDMYWNESEPRPPYTAASAEHCKPSFMGSALDISVPKEEMEFQSNLEQIKENEEANYSTPLLGGLGRLLGVQSPNFPRSSRVSLLRRRPGAPLSRFPLYLHPEAPSPLSQARQPLNHDPDYAFSSMPLYERSGFYSCPQTPIHCVPPAVPRPRPARRTQNECDRSCSSLAPPMVGSQLLPPDTPNHIPPPPSSAFPWLSGDGEVPCAPTFSFPDPPPELCPISKLRPGHGLLSRRPLPPCLTLDTLPSADSQPGPPSARAQGSGGERVFSFTPPSRPAAANPSNPNSSSSSINATSTNSTGTTGSVCNGTSLSNFSNLGNFSTNMRASNGGTNGSQSNNMNTVSTSASSQQEANQSNSPNDSGISLAEGDLLGVLVEGGVNKAAGGREQDSEKKV
- the fth1b gene encoding ferritin, heavy polypeptide 1b: MSSQIRQNFHQDCEAAINRQINLELYASYVYLSMAYYFDRDDKSLPNFAKFFGAQSKEEREHAEKLMSLQNKRGGKIFLQDIRKPDRDEWGSGLEALECALQLEKSVNQSLLDLQKMATEHNDPHMCDFIETHFLDEQVKSIKQLADWVSNLRRMGAPQSGMAEYLFDKHTMAEEAS
- the best1 gene encoding bestrophin-2 isoform X1, yielding MTVTYSRRVADAGLGTFFHLLLRWKGSIYKLLYRELIIFTLLYYFFSIVYRFVFNDDQKRLFEKLSIYCDHYAELIPVSFVLGFYVTLVVSRWWGQFENVPWPDRLAALVGGHVRGADEAARLTRRTLMRYANLSGVLIYRSVSTAVYKRFPTMEHLVQAGLMTSEELRHLEDLPSPHNKFWVPCMWFVSLALRARTEGRINNDVALTAILTELNSLRAKCMKLYGYDWISLPLVYTQVATVAVYSFFLACLIGRQFLDPTQGYPGHDLDFYLPVFTLLQFFFYVGWLKVAEQLINPFGEDDDDFETNWLVDRNLQVSLLSVDEMYDSLPLVEKDMYWNESEPRPPYTAASAEHCKPSFMGSALDISVPKEEMEFQSNLEQIKENEEANYSTPLLGGLGRLLGVQSPNFPRSSRVSLLRRRPGAPLSRFPLYLHPEAPSPLSQARQPLNHDPDYAFSSMPLYERSGFYSCPQTPIHCVPPAVPRPRPARRTQNECDRSCSSLAPPMVGSQLLPPDTPNHIPPPPSSAFPWLSGDGEVPCAPTFSFPDPPPELCPISKLRPGHGLLSRRPLPPCLTLDTLPSADSQPGPPSARAQGSGGERVFSFTPPSRPAAANPSNPNSSSSSINATSTNSTGTTGSVCNGTSLSNFSNLGNFSTNMRASNGGTNGSQSNNMNTVSTSASSQQEANQSNSPNDSGISLAEGDLLGVLVEGGVNKAAGGREQDSEKKV